A stretch of the Malus domestica chromosome 08, GDT2T_hap1 genome encodes the following:
- the LOC114823466 gene encoding uncharacterized protein, translated as MVIGTRSKNQVLIPYDPEPERSARKLAREKYLAQDSNLGDTFLKDLFCDPESGTSIFQPLIPVAHMALALPAAGQPLRNSLAARINAVPRCIIYPDVENGTSFEIKPHILNILPSFHGLPNSDPNMHLVDFIEACDNTIIRGFSSEAIKLRLFPFSLKDKAKAWLHSLPANSITTWAELQERFLNKFFPSSKTLALKKEILAFAQKPNESFHEAWERYNEMYTKCPHAGFDSNLQMNIFYDGLNATTKSHVNASAEGSLMSKSAREAFELFDMMASESQQWTEEQTQKRGVFEISHSYPNVSAQIAKMENNFNAKFAALMQVSSMPNAQEACIICSATTHDITQCPNKDSYPELVQEHVNMVNNFTRPRSDPYSNTYNPGWKNHPNLSWGGNQQPRQYQQSYQSTSETKKPSLEDQMSQLAQHMSALSTSTNSFVQSTQTSIQNLTASVGNLETQVGQLATMFNEREKGKFPSQSEQNPRGMEHCKVIRTLKSGKSYDNREVEHHEAEVEEEELTESAPLAAKSRSEAISEASIPDPSASDNVQSRCNSDSNKERGLGSLFAPSDKPPYKPPLPFPQRQQQRSKDQQCIEFMKTLAKVQINLPLLDAIKQIPSYAKFLKELCSKKKKFLEYEKVILSEQCSAVLLHKLPPKKKDLGSFTISCTIGSLDFHKVLIDLGASVNLMPYSVFQKLGEGELKPTSVSLQLADRSVTYPLGILEDVIIKVDKFYLPADFIVLDMEEDKEVPLILGRPFMATARTLIDVEAGTLTLRVQGESVVFKLFEAVKRPFEPEECFRVDVLDGIVHANFASRSSNDELLTCLTNHDATLSMEENVVDVIVALDSAPIHNPKWRHVYESLGEPKQPLLPSSEQAPKLELKLLPSHLKYAHLGVNETLPVIIAANLNDTEEDKLLRVLRKYQDALGWTLAEKALVQLCACIGFLWRLGLNQLLKLKDV; from the coding sequence ATGGTGATTGGAACAAGGTCCAAGAATCAAGTGCTTATTCCTTATGACCCTGAACCAGAGAGAAGTGCAAGGAAGTTAGCTAGAGAAAAATATTTAGCACAAGATTCCAACCTTGGTGATACTTTTCTTAAGGATTTGTTCTGTGATCCTGAGAGCGGCACATCTATTTTCCAACCTTTGATACCAGTTGCACACATGGCCCTAGCCTTACCTGCAGCAGGTCAACCTTTAAGGAATTCATTGGCGGCGAGAATCAATGCAGTGCCGAGGTGCATTATATATCCAGATGTGGAAAATGGGACATCCTTTGAAATCAAACCTCACATCCTCAACATATTGCCCTCCTTTCATGGGTTGCCAAACAGTGATCCCAACATGCATTTGGTTGATTTTATTGAGGCATGTGACAACACCATAATCAGAGGTTTCTCTTCTGAAGCTATCAAGTTACGTTTGTTCCCGTTCTCTTTGAAGGACAAAGCCAAGGCATGGCTGCATTCTCTGCCTGCCAATAGCATTACAACATGGGCAGAATTGCAAGAAAGATTTCTCAATAAGTTTTTTCCTTCATCCAAGACTCTTGCACTCAAGAAAGAGATATTGGCTTTCGCTCAAAAGCCGAACGAGTCTTTCCATGAAGCTTGGGAACGGTATAATGAGATGTACACAAAATGTCCTCATGCTGGGTTTGAttctaaccttcaaatgaaCATATTTTATGATGGTCTCAATGCCACCACCAAGAGTCACGTGAATGCATCTGCTGAAGGGTCATTAATGTCAAAATCAGCAAGGGAAGCATTTGAGTTGTTTGATATGATGGCTTCTGAATCCCAACAATGGACAGAagaacaaacacaaaagagGGGAGTTTTTGAGATTTCTCATAGTTATCCTAATGTTTCTGCTCAAATTGCTAAAatggaaaataattttaatGCCAAATTTGCTGCCTTAATGCAGGTCTCTTCCATGCCCAATGCCCAAGAAGCGTGCATCATTTGTAGTGCAACAACTCATGACATCACTCAATGCCCCAACAAAGATAGCTATCCTGAGCTTGTACAAGAGCATGTGAATATGGTGAATAATTTCACTAGACCCAGAAGTGACCCTTATTCCAATACATATAATCCTGGGTGGAAGAACCATCCCAATCTCAGTTGGGGTGGCAACCAACAGCCACGTCAATACCAACAGTCTTACCAATcaactagtgagactaagaaaccATCTCTTGAAGACCAAATGTCACAGCTAGCTCAACATATGTCCGCTCTCTCTACTAGCACCAACAGTTTTGTCCAATCCACACAAACTAGCATTCAGAATCTCACGGCATCAGTGGGGAATTTGGAGACTCAAGTTGGACAGCTTGCTACCATGTTCaatgaaagagagaaaggaaagttTCCAAGCCAATCTGAGCAAAATCCAAGAGGGATGGAGCATTGCAAAGTAATACGGACATTGAAAAGTGGCAAGAGCTATGACAACAGAGAAGTGGAGCACCATGAAGccgaagtggaagaagaagagcttACTGAAAGTGCACCATTAGCTGCAAAGTCTCGGTCAGAGGCTATTTCTGAAGCAAGTATTCCAGATCCTAGTGCAAGTGACAATGTGCAATCTCGATGCAACTCTGATTCAAACAAGGAAAGAGGCCTTGGTAGTTTATTTGCACCTTCTGACAAGCCACCATACAAGCCACCTTTGCCATTTCCACAAAGACAGCAACAACGTTCTAAGGATCAACAATGCATTGAATTCATGAAGACGTTGGCTAAGGTTCAAATTAATTTGCCTCTATTAGATGCTATTAAACAGATCCCATCATATGCCAAATTTCTGAAGGAGCTATgttctaaaaagaaaaagttcttGGAATACGAGAAGGTGATTTTATCTGAGCAATGCAGTGCTGTCCTCTTACATAAGCTACCACCCAAGAAGAAAGATCTGGGGAGTTTCACTATCTCTTGTACTATTGGTAGTCTTGATTTTCATAAAGTATTGATTGATTTAGGAGCAAGTGTTAACCTTATGCCTTATTCTGTTTTTCAAAAATTAGGTGAAGGAGAACTCAAGCCCACATCTGTGAGTCTTCAATTGGCAGATAGGTCCGTGACCTATCCTTTGGGTATTCTGGAAGATGTGATTATTAAAGTGGACAAATTCTATCTCCCAGCTGATTTCATTGTACTTGACATGGAGGAAGACAAGGAAGTGCCTCTCATTTTAGGCCGACCATTCATGGCCACCGCCCGGACACTTATTGATGTGGAAGCAGGTACTTTAACCTTAAGAGTGCAAGGAGAGTCAGTTGTATTCAAACTTTTTGAAGCTGTCAAGCGTCCTTTCGAACCTGAAGAGTGTTTTCGTGTTGATGTTTTGGATGGGATTGTGCATGCAAACTTTGCCTCACGATCATCTAATGATGAGTTGTTAACTTGCCTCACCAACCATGATGCTACTTTATCTATGGAAGAAAATGTGGTGGACGTCATCGTTGCATTGGATAGTGCACCAATTCATAATCCAAAGTGGCGACATGTTTATGAAAGCCTTGGAGAACCTAAGCAGCCCCTTCTTCCTTCAAGTGAGCAAGCTCCGAAGTTAGAGCTCAAGCTACTGCCGAGCCACCTCAAGTATGCTCATCTCGGGGTGAATGAGACCTTACCTGTTATTATTGCTGCTAATCTTAATGACACGGAGGAAGACAAATTACTAAGAGTTCTTCGCAAGTATCAAGATGCTCTGGGGTGGACACTTGCTGAAAAGGCATTAGTCCAGCTTTGTGCATGCATAGGATTTTTATGGAGGCTGGGACTAAACCAACTGTTGAAGCTCAAAGACGTCTAA
- the LOC103453329 gene encoding cryptochrome-1 isoform X2 — MSGGGCSVVWFRRDLRVEDNPALAAAVRAGGVVCVFIWAPEEEGPYYPGRVSRWWLKHSLAHLDCSLKSLGTSLITKRSTDSVSSLLEVVVSTGATQLFFNHLYDPISLVRDHRAKEVLTAQGIAVRSFNADLLYEPWDVNDVHDCPFTTFDAFWGRCLSMPYDPDAPLLPPKRIISGDVSRCPSDTLVFEDESEKGSNALLARAWSPGWSNADKALTTFINGPLLDYSYNRRKADGATTSLLSPHLHFGEVSVRKAFHLARMKQVLWANESNKAGEESVNLFLKSIGLREYSRYISFNHPYSHERPLLGHLKFFPWVINQNYFKAWRQGRTGYPLVDAGMRELWATGWLHDRIRVVVSSFFVKVLQLPWRWGMKYFWDTLLDADLESDALGWQYISGTIPDGREFDRIDNPQFEGYKCDPNGEYVRKWLPELARLPTEWIHHPWNAPESVLQAAGIELGSNYPLPIVGIDAAKTRLQEALSEMWQHEAASRAAVENGTEEGLGDSSESVPIAFPQDIQMEENNEPARNNPPGTRRYEDQMVPSITTSLVRAEEEETSLELQNLTEETRAEVPTDLIVNQEPRRDMLNQGVFQTTRNNALPPPNAAIGMQHAVEDSTAESSSSTRRERDGGVVPVWSPSSSSYSEQFGSEDNSIGTSSYLQRHPQSHQIMNWRRLSQTG, encoded by the exons ATGTCAGGTGGTGGTTGCAGTGTTGTTTGGTTCAGGAGAGATCTGAGGGTTGAAGATAACCCAGCTTTGGCAGCTGCAGTGAGAGCAGGAGGTGTGGTGTGTGTCTTCATCTGGGCTCCTGAGGAGGAAGGCCCTTATTATCCTGGAAGGGTTTCAAGATGGTGGCTAAAACACAGCTTGGCTCATCTTGATTGCTCCCTGAAAAGTCTTGGCACTTCTCTCATCACCAAAAGATCCACTGACAGTGTTTCTTCTCTCCTTGAAGTTGTTGTTTCCACTGGTGCCACTCAGCTTTTCTTCAACCACTTATATG ATCCTATATCACTGGTTAGGGATCACCGGGCGAAGGAGGTTCTGACTGCTCAAGGTATAGCTGTGCGCTCCTTTAATGCGGATTTGCTCTACGAACCATGGGATGTTAATGATGTCCATGATTGCCCGTTCACTACCTTTGATGCCTTTTGGGGAAGATGTCTTAGCATGCCATATGACCCGGATGCGCCACTTCTCCCCCCTAAGAGAATTATTTCAG GTGATGTATCAAGGTGCCCTTCTGATACATTGGTTTTTGAAGATGAATCCGAGAAGGGAAGTAATGCACTTCTTGCTCGAGCATGGTCACCTGGGTGGAGTAATGCTGATAAGGCTCTGACCACATTTATAAATGGACCCTTACTTGATTATTCTTATAACCGCAGAAAGGCTGATGGTGCTACAACATCATTACTTTCTCCCCATTTGCATTTTGGGGAGGTGAGTGTGAGAAAAGCATTTCATCTTGCTCGCATGAAGCAGGTTCTTTGGGCCAATGAAAGCAACAAGGCTGGTGAAGAGAGCGTAAACTTGTTTCTGAAGTCTATTGGTCTTCGGGAATATTCAAGATACATTAGTTTCAATCATCCTTACAGTCATGAAAGACCTCTTCTTGGGCACCTAAAATTCTTCCCCTGGGTTATAAATCAGAACTACTTTAAGGCATGGAGGCAAGGTAGAACTGGCTATCCATTGGTGGATGCTGGCATGAGAGAGTTGTGGGCTACTGGCTGGCTGCATGATCGAATACGAGTAGTTGTTTCTAGTTTCTTCGTAAAGGTTCTGCAACTTCCATGGAGGTGGGGAATGAAGTATTTCTGGGATACACTATTAGATGCTGACCTTGAAAGTGATGCTCTTGGCTGGCAGTATATATCTGGTACTATCCCTGATGGCCGTGAATTTGACCGCATAGATAATCCCCAG TTTGAGGGTTACAAGTGTGATCCAAATGGAGAATATGTGCGGAAGTGGCTTCCTGAACTTGCTAGGCTACCAACTGAATGGATACACCACCCATGGAATGCACCAGAATCTGTACTCCAAGCAGCTGGAATTGAATTAGGATCGAATTACCCTCTCCCTATTGTAGGAATAGATGCGGCAAAAACCCGGTTGCAAGAAGCTTTATCAGAGATGTGGCAGCACGAAGCTGCTTCAAGAGCTGCTGTTGAAAATGGGACTGAAGAAGGGCTTGGAGACTCGTCTGAATCAGTGCCAATTGCCTTTCCTCAAGACATACAAATGGAGGAAAATAATGAACCAGCGAGGAACAACCCTCCTGGCACTCGAAGGTATGAGGATCAGATGGTCCCAAGCATTACTACTTCTTTGGTTAGAGCTGAAGAGGAAGAAACTTCTTTGGAACTTCAAAATTTAACAGAAGAAACCAGAGCAGAAGTGCCTACAGATTTAATTGTGAATCAGGAACCAAGAAGAGACATGTTAAACCAAGGGGTTTTTCAGACTACTCGTAACAATGCTCTTCCACCACCCAATGCTGCAATAGGGATGCAACATGCTGTTGAAGATTCGACTGCAGAATCTTCCAGTAGCACTAGGCGAGAGAGGGATGGAGGTGTAGTTCCAGTTTGGTCTCCTTCAAGTTCTAGCTACTCAGAGCAGTTTGGGAGTGAAGACAATAGCATTGGAACAAGTTCGTACTTGCAGAGACATCCTCAGTCTCACCAAATAATGAATTGGAGGCGGCTATCTCAAACGGGGTAA
- the LOC103453329 gene encoding cryptochrome-1 isoform X1 gives MSGGGCSVVWFRRDLRVEDNPALAAAVRAGGVVCVFIWAPEEEGPYYPGRVSRWWLKHSLAHLDCSLKSLGTSLITKRSTDSVSSLLEVVVSTGATQLFFNHLYDPISLVRDHRAKEVLTAQGIAVRSFNADLLYEPWDVNDVHDCPFTTFDAFWGRCLSMPYDPDAPLLPPKRIISGDVSRCPSDTLVFEDESEKGSNALLARAWSPGWSNADKALTTFINGPLLDYSYNRRKADGATTSLLSPHLHFGEVSVRKAFHLARMKQVLWANESNKAGEESVNLFLKSIGLREYSRYISFNHPYSHERPLLGHLKFFPWVINQNYFKAWRQGRTGYPLVDAGMRELWATGWLHDRIRVVVSSFFVKVLQLPWRWGMKYFWDTLLDADLESDALGWQYISGTIPDGREFDRIDNPQFEGYKCDPNGEYVRKWLPELARLPTEWIHHPWNAPESVLQAAGIELGSNYPLPIVGIDAAKTRLQEALSEMWQHEAASRAAVENGTEEGLGDSSESVPIAFPQDIQMEENNEPARNNPPGTRRYEDQMVPSITTSLVRAEEEETSLELQNLTEETRAEVPTDLIVNQEPRRDMLNQGVFQTTRNNALPPPNAAIGMQHAVEDSTAESSSSTRRERDGGVVPVWSPSSSSYSEQFGSEDNSIGTSSYLQRHPQSHQIMNWRRLSQTG, from the exons ATGTCAGGTGGTGGTTGCAGTGTTGTTTGGTTCAGGAGAGATCTGAGGGTTGAAGATAACCCAGCTTTGGCAGCTGCAGTGAGAGCAGGAGGTGTGGTGTGTGTCTTCATCTGGGCTCCTGAGGAGGAAGGCCCTTATTATCCTGGAAGGGTTTCAAGATGGTGGCTAAAACACAGCTTGGCTCATCTTGATTGCTCCCTGAAAAGTCTTGGCACTTCTCTCATCACCAAAAGATCCACTGACAGTGTTTCTTCTCTCCTTGAAGTTGTTGTTTCCACTGGTGCCACTCAGCTTTTCTTCAACCACTTATATG ATCCTATATCACTGGTTAGGGATCACCGGGCGAAGGAGGTTCTGACTGCTCAAGGTATAGCTGTGCGCTCCTTTAATGCGGATTTGCTCTACGAACCATGGGATGTTAATGATGTCCATGATTGCCCGTTCACTACCTTTGATGCCTTTTGGGGAAGATGTCTTAGCATGCCATATGACCCGGATGCGCCACTTCTCCCCCCTAAGAGAATTATTTCAG GTGATGTATCAAGGTGCCCTTCTGATACATTGGTTTTTGAAGATGAATCCGAGAAGGGAAGTAATGCACTTCTTGCTCGAGCATGGTCACCTGGGTGGAGTAATGCTGATAAGGCTCTGACCACATTTATAAATGGACCCTTACTTGATTATTCTTATAACCGCAGAAAGGCTGATGGTGCTACAACATCATTACTTTCTCCCCATTTGCATTTTGGGGAGGTGAGTGTGAGAAAAGCATTTCATCTTGCTCGCATGAAGCAGGTTCTTTGGGCCAATGAAAGCAACAAGGCTGGTGAAGAGAGCGTAAACTTGTTTCTGAAGTCTATTGGTCTTCGGGAATATTCAAGATACATTAGTTTCAATCATCCTTACAGTCATGAAAGACCTCTTCTTGGGCACCTAAAATTCTTCCCCTGGGTTATAAATCAGAACTACTTTAAGGCATGGAGGCAAGGTAGAACTGGCTATCCATTGGTGGATGCTGGCATGAGAGAGTTGTGGGCTACTGGCTGGCTGCATGATCGAATACGAGTAGTTGTTTCTAGTTTCTTCGTAAAGGTTCTGCAACTTCCATGGAGGTGGGGAATGAAGTATTTCTGGGATACACTATTAGATGCTGACCTTGAAAGTGATGCTCTTGGCTGGCAGTATATATCTGGTACTATCCCTGATGGCCGTGAATTTGACCGCATAGATAATCCCCAG TTTGAGGGTTACAAGTGTGATCCAAATGGAGAATATGTGCGGAAGTGGCTTCCTGAACTTGCTAGGCTACCAACTGAATGGATACACCACCCATGGAATGCACCAGAATCTGTACTCCAAGCAGCTGGAATTGAATTAGGATCGAATTACCCTCTCCCTATTGTAGGAATAGATGCGGCAAAAACCCGGTTGCAAGAAGCTTTATCAGAGATGTGGCAGCACGAAGCTGCTTCAAGAGCTGCTGTTGAAAATGGGACTGAAGAAGGGCTTGGAGACTCGTCTGAATCAGTGCCAATTGCCTTTCCTCAAGACATACAAATGGAGGAAAATAATGAACCAGCGAGGAACAACCCTCCTGGCACTCGAAGGTATGAGGATCAGATGGTCCCAAGCATTACTACTTCTTTGGTTAGAGCTGAAGAGGAAGAAACTTCTTTGGAACTTCAAAATTTAACAGAAGAAACCAGAGCAGAAGTGCCTACAGATTTAATTGTGAATCAGGAACCAAGAAGAGACATGTTAAACCAAGGGGTTTTTCAGACTACTCGTAACAATGCTCTTCCACCACCCAATGCTGCAATAGGGATGCAACATGCTGTTGAAGATTCGACTGCAGAATCTTCCAGTAGCACTAGGCGAGAGAGGGATGGAGGTGTAGTTCCAGTTTGGTCTCCTTCAAGTTCTAGCTACTCAGAGCAGTTTGGGAGTGAAGACAATAGCATTGGAACAAGTTCGTACTTGCAGAGACATCCTCAGTCTCACCAAATAATGAATTGGAGGCGGCTATCTCAAACGGG GTGA
- the LOC103453384 gene encoding nodulin-26, which translates to QPLTIVGIAIVWGLVFMAAAYAVGHVSGAHFNPAVTIALAAGRIFPVKHVPMYVMMSQFSGATLASLTLRLLFNDQDRIQATMTQFSDPTTYLQALTWEFVITFILMFTICGVVTDDRADQNLSGIAIGGAFVVNVMIAGPITGASMNPARSLGPAIVTGVYKNIWVYIAAPILGAIAATMVYSVLRVPKLVKSDEKADPVRSQV; encoded by the exons CAACCTCTTACAATCGTGGGAATAGCAATCGTATGGGGTCTTGTTTTTATGGCCGCAGCATATGCAGTTGGGCATGTCTCTGGTGCACATTTCAATCCTGCAGTTACTATTGCCTTGGCTGCTGGCCGCATATTTCCAGTCAAACAT GTACCTATGTATGTGATGATGTCACAATTCTCTGGTGCAACATTAGCAAGCCTGACCCTCAGGCTGTTATTTAACGACCAAGACCGTATTCAAGCTACCATGACTCAGTTCTCTGATCCAACAACTTACCTGCAAGCCCTCACTTGGGAATTCGTTATCACGTTTATACTGATGTTCACCATTTGTGGTGTTGTCACTGATGACAGAGCG GACCAAAATCTCTCTGGAATTGCAATAGGTGGTGCGTTTGTGGTGAATGTCATGATTGCTGG GCCAATCACTGGAGCTTCCATGAATCCTGCAAGGAGTTTGGGACCAGCTATCGTCACCGGAGTTTACAAGAACATTTGGGTTTATATTGCAGCCCCTATTCTTGGAGCCATTGCTGCTACTATGGTGTACAGTGTGCTCAGGGTACCTAAGCTGGTAAAATCTGATGAAAAGGCTGATCCAGTAAGATCACAAGTCTGA